From the Carya illinoinensis cultivar Pawnee chromosome 4, C.illinoinensisPawnee_v1, whole genome shotgun sequence genome, one window contains:
- the LOC122306172 gene encoding chlorophyll a-b binding protein 8, chloroplastic → MATQALVSSSSLTSSVVATRQILGPRSLQSPIGLSRKASFIVRAASTPPVKQGADRPLWFASKQSLSYLDGSLPGDYGFDPLGLSDPEGTGGFIEPKWLAYGEVINGRYAMLGAVGAIAPEILGKLGLIPPETALPWFKTGVIPPAGTYNYWADPYTLFVFEMALMGFAEHRRFQDWAKPGSMGKQYFLGLEKYLGGSGDPAYPGGPLFNPLGFGKDEKSLKDLKLKEVKNGRLAMLAILGYFIQGLVTGVGPFQNLLDHLADPVNNNVLTSLKFH, encoded by the exons atggCAACACAAGCTCTGGTATCGTCATCGTCTCTTACCTCTTCGGTGGTGGCCACCAGGCAGATACTTGGACCAAGATCACTCCAATCTCCAATTGGGTTATCAAGAAAAGCTTCCTTCATTGTAAGGGCAGCGTCCACTCCACCTGTTAAG CAAGGAGCAGATAGACCCTTGTGGTTTGCATCCAAGCAGAGCCTTTCTTACTTGGACGGCAG cCTCCCGGGTGACTATGGATTCGACCCTCTAGGGCTCTCGGATCCCGAAGGTACAGGAGGGTTCATCGAGCCAAAATGGTTGGCCTACGGTGAAGTCATCAACGGACGCTATGCCATGTTGGGTGCAGTTGGAGCCATAGCACCCGAGATCTTAGGGAAGCTTGGTCTCATTCCTCCGGAAACAGCCCTCCCTTGGTTCAAAACAGGAGTAATCCCGCCAGCGGGGACATACAATTACTGGGCAGATCCTTACACATTATTTGTCTTTGAGATGGCACTCATGGGATTTGCTGAGCACAGGAGATTTCAAGACTGGGCCAAGCCAGGATCCATGGGAAAACAGTACTTCCTGGGGTTGGAGAAGTATTTGGGAGGGTCTGGTGACCCAGCCTACCCTGGTGGACCCCTATTTAACCCTCTCGGCTTTGGGAAGGACGAGAAGTCGCTCAAAGACTTGAAGCTGAAGGAGGTAAAGAATGGGAGGTTGGCCATGTTGGCTATCTTGGGTTACTTTATACAAGGTCTTGTGACCGGCGTTGGGCCTTTCCAAAACCTCCTGGATCACTTGGCCGATCCTGTCAACAACAACGTCTTGACTAGCCTCAAGTTCCACTAA